In the Acropora muricata isolate sample 2 chromosome 1, ASM3666990v1, whole genome shotgun sequence genome, one interval contains:
- the LOC136922024 gene encoding vang-like protein 2, whose protein sequence is MPSHRSDRGHRDRDHDHNDKRERQRLADDTGSQEILDEGIIQVQVIPQDDNWGETATSITETATSIVTLSETSLSEVGKDKRSFSCSFLRHIKLVPAAILSICAVVSPILFAVFPLVTWKPEPCGYDCDGVFISFAVKELLLVIAIWALYFRRSRATMPRIFVLRVGMMLLGFVVIVCFWLFYGLRIIAKQTSQFSDILRFAVNFTDTMLFLHYASLVVLWVRQTDPLFTLKVIRSTDGESKFYNIGPLSIQRTAAFVLEQYYKDFPEYNPFLMQTPARTSHKQFSSLTFYDIDGKQNDKVNPRARAILTAASTRRRDPARNDRFYEEAEFERKIKRRKARLFNACEEAFGHIKRVQLERGPCVPMDPEETAQSLFPSFARPLQKYLRTVRLHHRYTMDGIIKHLAHCLTFDMTPKAFLERYLKDQPCGEFTTKRRCQSWSLVCEEQVTKTLSSSTVFQLKGDDLSLVVTVRRLPYLDISEDEFDFESNKFVLRLNSETSV, encoded by the coding sequence ATGCCAAGCCACAGGTCAGACCGCGGGCATAGGGACCGAGATCACGATCACAACGACAAGAGAGAAAGACAACGACTGGCAGACGATACGGGAAGCCAAGAAATCTTGGATGAGGGGATTATACAAGTTCAGGTAATTCCACAAGACGATAATTGGGGCGAAACAGCAACTTCGATCACAGAAACAGCAACTTCGATTGTTACACTCAGCGAAACTTCCTTAAGCGAAGTTGGTAAAGACAAACGCTCATTCTCCTGTTCATTTCTTCGCCATATTAAGTTGGTTCCGGCTGCGATTTTGAGCATCTGTGCTGTAGTTTCGCCGATTCTTTTTGCTGTATTTCCACTTGTTACGTGGAAACCTGAGCCCTGTGGATACGATTGTGATGGTGTATTCATCAGCTTTGCCGTAAAAGAGCTGCTTTTAGTGATCGCAATATGGGCTTTGTATTTTCGAAGGTCTCGTGCGACCATGCCTCGTATTTTTGTCCTTCGAGTAGGCATGATGTTGCTCGGTTTTGTGGTTATCGTTTGCTTTTGGTTATTCTATGGTTTGAGAATCATTGCTAAACAGACTTCACAATTCTCCGATATTCTTCGGTTCGCCGTTAATTTCACGGATACGATGCTGTTTTTGCATTACGCTTCCTTAGTTGTGCTTTGGGTTCGGCAAACCGACcctttgtttactttgaaagtTATTCGCAGCACAGACGGCGAGAGTAAATTCTACAACATCGGACCACTGTCGATCCAACGTACGGCCGCGTTTGTGTTAGAGCAGTACTACAAAGATTTTCCGGAGTATAATCCGTTCCTTATGCAAACACCAGCGAGAACATCGCACAAACAGTTTTCAAGTCTAACGTTTTACGATATCGATGGGAAACAAAACGACAAAGTGAATCCTCGGGCGAGGGCTATCCTAACAGCAGCCTCGACTCGTAGACGCGATCCGGCCAGGAACGATCGTTTCTATGAAGAAGCAGAATTTGAGCGCAAGATAAAACGGAGAAAAGCGCGTCTGTTTAATGCTTGTGAAGAGGCGTTCGGGCACATCAAACGAGTGCAGTTGGAACGCGGCCCTTGTGTTCCGATGGATCCCGAAGAAACTGCGCAATCGCTCTTTCCGTCTTTTGCTAGACCTCTTCAAAAATATCTTAGAACTGTTAGACTTCACCATCGGTACACGATGGATGGTATTATTAAGCACCTTGCTCATTGCCTGACTTTTGATATGACACCCAAAGCGTTCTTGGAACGTTATTTAAAGGATCAACCGTGTGGCGAATTTACAACCAAACGTCGCTGCCAGAGTTGGAGCCTCGTCTGTGAGGAACAAGTCACAAAAACATTATCTTCGTCTACAGTTTTTCAATTGAAAGGCGACGATCTTTCACTAGTCGTAACTGTTCGTAGACTCCCGTATCTTGATATTTCAGAGGACGAGTTCGATTTTGAAAGCAACAAGTTCGTGCTTAGATTGAATTCCGAAACATCCGTCTGA